A window of Aquitalea denitrificans contains these coding sequences:
- a CDS encoding thiamine pyrophosphate-dependent enzyme, whose translation MRHQTVGEVIVETLQQAGVKNCYGIVGDTLNHITDAIRGSKIKWVHVRHEEVAAMAAGAESYMTGGLSACAGSCGPGSLHTINGLLEAHRNRAPVVMIATQVALTELGMEFPQEVDLAAIFKSCSHFCATLYHPSQARRLTAQAAQAAINLRGVAVLIVPGDLAGQHVPPGLPFSTHHPQPVCTPSDSELDQMAELLLSSERLALYCGSGCADAHDEIVELARRLKAPVAHTSRAKDFIEPDNPFNVGMTGMLGIESGYHATQECDTLLLLGADFAWTSFYPHRATIVQVDNQATHLGRRHPVKLGAVGDIRTTLQKLLPRLPERHDDNFLQECQKLHQKSLHWLAEQEKPGHNGLIHPQYLVKLIDEMAAEDAFLVGDSGTAMVWLLRHTTANGKRRTLASLIHGTMANAMPEALGIKNAFPHRQVIAICGDGGLSMLMGDLLTIVQEGLDIKIVILNNSALDFVEIEQKVEGLMNSFTDLRNPDWVKLAEAVGFKGLRVEHADQLPEAVVQWLAEPGPMLLDVKVNQYELIMPPTVTTEEVLHTALYSAKAILSGHGGEVVELIESNFLRR comes from the coding sequence ATGCGCCATCAGACTGTCGGTGAAGTCATCGTCGAAACCCTGCAACAAGCCGGGGTGAAAAACTGCTACGGCATTGTCGGTGACACCCTCAATCACATTACCGATGCCATCCGCGGCAGCAAGATCAAATGGGTGCATGTGCGTCACGAAGAGGTCGCCGCCATGGCCGCCGGGGCGGAAAGCTATATGACCGGTGGGCTGAGTGCCTGCGCCGGCAGCTGCGGTCCGGGCAGCCTGCATACCATCAACGGCCTGCTGGAAGCACACCGCAATCGTGCCCCCGTCGTGATGATTGCCACTCAGGTGGCACTGACCGAGCTGGGTATGGAGTTTCCGCAGGAGGTGGATCTGGCCGCCATCTTCAAAAGCTGCAGCCATTTCTGCGCCACGCTCTATCATCCCTCGCAAGCCAGGCGCCTCACCGCACAGGCGGCGCAGGCCGCCATCAACCTGCGCGGCGTGGCCGTGCTGATCGTGCCGGGCGACCTTGCCGGCCAGCATGTGCCACCCGGCCTGCCCTTCTCTACCCATCATCCGCAGCCGGTCTGTACCCCATCCGATAGCGAGCTGGACCAGATGGCCGAGCTGTTGCTGTCTTCCGAGCGGCTGGCACTGTATTGCGGATCCGGCTGCGCCGATGCCCATGACGAAATCGTGGAACTGGCGCGCCGGCTCAAAGCCCCGGTGGCGCACACCAGCCGGGCCAAGGATTTCATCGAACCGGACAACCCTTTCAATGTGGGCATGACCGGCATGCTAGGCATCGAATCGGGCTATCACGCCACGCAGGAGTGCGACACGCTGTTGCTGCTGGGGGCGGATTTTGCCTGGACATCGTTCTACCCGCACCGCGCCACCATCGTGCAGGTGGACAATCAAGCCACCCACCTGGGGCGGCGTCATCCGGTGAAGCTGGGTGCGGTCGGCGACATCCGCACCACCTTGCAAAAACTGCTGCCGCGTCTGCCGGAACGGCACGATGACAACTTCCTGCAGGAGTGCCAGAAGCTGCATCAGAAATCACTGCACTGGCTGGCGGAACAAGAAAAACCGGGGCACAACGGCCTGATTCACCCGCAATACCTGGTGAAACTGATTGATGAAATGGCGGCGGAGGATGCCTTTCTGGTGGGCGATTCCGGCACCGCCATGGTCTGGCTGCTGCGCCACACCACCGCCAATGGCAAGCGCCGTACGCTGGCCAGCCTGATTCACGGCACCATGGCCAATGCCATGCCGGAGGCGCTGGGCATCAAGAACGCCTTCCCGCACCGCCAAGTGATTGCCATCTGCGGTGATGGCGGGCTGTCCATGCTGATGGGGGATTTGCTCACCATTGTGCAAGAGGGGCTGGACATCAAGATCGTCATCCTCAACAACAGTGCGCTGGACTTTGTCGAGATTGAACAAAAAGTGGAAGGCCTGATGAACAGCTTTACCGACCTGCGCAACCCGGACTGGGTCAAGCTGGCCGAGGCGGTCGGCTTCAAGGGCCTGCGCGTGGAGCATGCCGACCAGCTGCCAGAGGCCGTGGTGCAATGGCTGGCCGAGCCCGGCCCGATGCTGCTGGACGTCAAGGTGAACCAGTACGAGCTGATCATGCCACCCACCGTCACCACGGAAGAAGTGCTGCACACCGCCCTGTATTCGGCCAAGGCCATCTTGTCCGGCCATGGCGGCGAGGTAGTAGAGCTGATCGAAAGCAATTTCCTGCGCCGTTAA
- a CDS encoding c-type cytochrome, with amino-acid sequence MRTILFVAALLPVSVFAASPATAPAAFAQCAACHSVTGSNGVGPSLKGIMGRKAGSFPGFRYSRAMKTYGKSWDKTNLAAYLANPQQAVPGNTMPFAGVPDASQRAAIVNYLATLK; translated from the coding sequence ATGCGTACCATCCTGTTTGTTGCTGCCCTGCTGCCGGTGTCGGTATTTGCTGCCAGTCCGGCTACTGCGCCTGCTGCGTTTGCCCAGTGCGCTGCCTGTCACAGCGTAACCGGCAGCAATGGCGTCGGCCCCAGCCTGAAAGGCATCATGGGGCGTAAGGCGGGGAGTTTCCCCGGTTTTCGCTACAGCCGGGCGATGAAGACTTACGGCAAGAGCTGGGACAAGACCAATCTGGCTGCCTATCTGGCCAATCCGCAACAAGCAGTACCCGGTAATACCATGCCGTTTGCCGGGGTGCCGGATGCCAGCCAGCGAGCAGCAATTGTCAATTATCTGGCCACGCTCAAATAA
- a CDS encoding gluconate 2-dehydrogenase subunit 3 family protein, translating into MTHSVDSSSPDLAGSSRRHFLKQLAAASGSLPLGQVLAGGTAGALLLQSADAAAATSGKPAINTVYGYESFGPDEAAFVESMLNLMCPADAHTPNGVDCGLAIYIDRQLAGSFGQGARRYQEGPFLQGAPECGPQLPLTPEQYFKAGLAEADRAAHRAYGQLFDALTPVQGEQFLQQLAAGQVPGEQLDLALWFNSLVYPLFTEACFADPLYGGNVGMVFWKMIGYPGLPATHALDVVQYLGKPYPGAANPKSIADFS; encoded by the coding sequence ATGACCCACTCTGTCGATTCCTCCTCTCCCGATTTGGCCGGCAGTAGCCGCCGGCATTTTCTCAAACAGCTGGCGGCGGCATCCGGCAGCCTGCCACTGGGTCAGGTACTGGCCGGCGGTACGGCTGGTGCTTTGCTGTTGCAATCAGCCGATGCTGCAGCCGCCACATCCGGCAAGCCGGCCATCAACACCGTATATGGCTATGAAAGTTTTGGCCCGGACGAAGCGGCGTTTGTTGAAAGCATGCTCAACCTCATGTGTCCGGCGGACGCTCATACGCCAAATGGTGTCGATTGCGGGCTGGCCATCTATATCGACCGGCAGCTGGCCGGCAGTTTTGGTCAGGGTGCGCGACGCTATCAGGAAGGCCCGTTCCTGCAAGGGGCTCCCGAGTGCGGCCCGCAGTTGCCGTTGACGCCGGAACAGTATTTCAAGGCTGGCTTAGCAGAAGCAGATCGTGCGGCCCATCGGGCCTATGGCCAGTTGTTTGATGCGCTGACTCCAGTACAGGGCGAACAATTCCTGCAGCAGCTCGCTGCCGGTCAGGTGCCGGGTGAGCAGTTGGACCTGGCGCTATGGTTTAACAGCCTGGTGTATCCGCTGTTTACCGAAGCCTGTTTTGCCGATCCGCTCTACGGCGGAAATGTCGGCATGGTGTTCTGGAAAATGATTGGCTACCCCGGCCTGCCGGCCACCCATGCACTGGATGTGGTCCAGTATCTTGGCAAGCCCTATCCCGGTGCTGCCAACCCCAAATCCATTGCCGATTTCAGCTAG
- the ppc gene encoding phosphoenolpyruvate carboxylase, which produces MTELDKDLPLRADLARLDRLLGEVLHAQEGPQVYQEVKAIAARTPEQRALPLPDTLSPKATTALVRACGLYAQLFNIAEDLHHTRRRRAHQIAGSRPQQGSLNRALARLKEEGVSFAQLSDTLQDAYVGAILTAHPTEVQRQSVLDGHRAVRKFLSQLGSPDITPEEETELDGKLKRVILSLWQTSEIRHFKLSVEDEIKNGVAYHPMTFFSALPRLYDRLGKEVTAAWGQTPTLPPFIRVGSWIGGDRDGNPNVNATVLRHAFTLQATQAFEHYLSELASLYRELSLSERHVSVSPALLALSDQTPDNKESREQEPYRRALATIEARLLGKAAELGLAVRGRWPVAEAYRDTAAFQADLAIVADSLIAHGSDLLADGRLARLRRAVEVFGFFLMPVDLRQFAGMHEAVVSELFSSAGLEHYPALDEAARIRVLLRELATPRLLYSPYQQYSADTEKELAIFREAALIQQQFGTEAISQSIISNCASVSDILALALILKETGLIRLENGLPVSTINVVPLFETIADLVAATDIMDTLFALPWYQLLLKSRGMLQEVMLGYSDSNKDGGYLTSQWELYKAEQRLVQSFDKAGVKLRLFHGRGGSVGRGGGPSFEAIMAQPAGSVAGRIRITEQGEVIASKYSDPDIGTRNLEALVAATLEASLTTHPSCEADGPVFDELSEAAFKAYRQLVETEGFMQYFLEATPINAIAKLNIGSRPASRKSLASIKDLRAIPWVFSWSQSRVMLPGWFGFGSAVAGFIARHGDEGLARLQGLYRTSPFFQVILSNMEQVLAKADLGIARRFAALVSDRALADKLFGQIEAEWQKTHDAFFAISGQTSLLEQNPTLHRSLETRLPYLDALNLLQADLLQRLRANPDDAEALYAIHLTINGTSAGLRNSG; this is translated from the coding sequence ATGACGGAGCTGGACAAGGATCTTCCCCTACGTGCCGACCTGGCGCGGCTGGACCGCCTCTTGGGCGAAGTGTTGCATGCCCAGGAAGGACCGCAGGTATATCAGGAGGTAAAGGCCATTGCGGCACGTACCCCGGAGCAGCGCGCATTGCCGCTGCCGGATACCCTGTCGCCCAAGGCCACCACTGCCCTGGTGCGCGCTTGTGGCCTGTATGCGCAGTTGTTCAATATTGCGGAAGACCTGCACCACACCCGTCGTCGTCGCGCCCACCAGATTGCCGGCTCGCGCCCGCAGCAAGGCAGCCTGAACCGTGCGCTGGCACGGCTGAAAGAAGAAGGTGTCAGCTTTGCCCAGCTGTCCGACACCCTGCAGGACGCCTATGTCGGCGCCATCCTTACCGCCCACCCCACCGAAGTGCAGCGCCAGAGCGTGCTGGACGGCCACCGTGCGGTGCGCAAATTCCTCAGCCAGCTCGGCTCGCCCGACATTACGCCGGAAGAGGAAACCGAACTGGATGGCAAGCTCAAGCGGGTGATCCTGTCGCTGTGGCAGACCTCGGAAATCCGCCATTTCAAGCTGTCGGTGGAAGATGAAATCAAAAACGGCGTGGCCTACCACCCGATGACCTTCTTCTCCGCCCTGCCGCGGCTGTACGACCGTCTGGGCAAGGAAGTGACCGCCGCCTGGGGGCAAACGCCTACCCTGCCGCCCTTCATCCGCGTGGGCAGCTGGATTGGTGGCGACCGTGACGGCAACCCCAACGTTAACGCCACCGTGTTGCGCCATGCCTTCACCCTGCAAGCCACCCAGGCCTTCGAGCACTACCTGTCCGAGCTGGCATCGCTGTACCGCGAACTGTCCTTGTCCGAGCGCCATGTCAGCGTGAGCCCGGCCTTGCTGGCCCTGTCCGACCAGACCCCGGACAACAAGGAAAGCCGCGAGCAGGAACCCTATCGCCGTGCGCTGGCCACCATTGAAGCCCGTTTGCTGGGCAAGGCTGCCGAGCTGGGGCTGGCGGTGCGTGGCCGCTGGCCGGTGGCCGAAGCTTATCGTGATACCGCCGCCTTCCAGGCCGATCTTGCCATCGTGGCGGATTCGCTGATTGCCCATGGCAGCGACTTGCTGGCCGATGGCCGTCTGGCACGCCTGCGCCGCGCGGTGGAAGTGTTCGGCTTCTTCCTGATGCCGGTGGACCTGCGTCAGTTTGCCGGCATGCACGAAGCGGTGGTGAGCGAGCTGTTTTCCAGTGCCGGACTGGAACATTACCCGGCGCTGGACGAGGCCGCGCGCATCCGCGTATTGCTGCGCGAACTGGCCACCCCGCGCCTGCTGTACTCGCCGTATCAGCAGTACAGCGCCGATACCGAAAAAGAGCTGGCCATCTTCCGCGAAGCCGCGCTGATCCAGCAGCAGTTCGGCACCGAGGCCATCAGCCAGAGCATCATTTCCAACTGCGCTTCGGTCAGCGACATCCTGGCGCTGGCGCTGATCCTGAAGGAAACCGGCCTGATCCGGCTGGAAAACGGCCTGCCGGTATCCACCATCAACGTGGTGCCGCTGTTCGAAACCATTGCCGACCTGGTGGCTGCCACCGACATCATGGACACGCTGTTTGCGCTGCCGTGGTACCAGTTGCTGCTCAAGAGCCGCGGCATGCTGCAAGAAGTGATGCTGGGTTATTCCGACAGCAACAAGGACGGCGGCTATCTCACCAGCCAGTGGGAGCTGTACAAGGCGGAACAGCGTCTGGTGCAGAGCTTTGACAAGGCCGGGGTCAAACTGCGTCTGTTCCACGGCCGTGGCGGCTCGGTGGGCCGTGGCGGTGGCCCGTCCTTCGAGGCCATCATGGCGCAGCCGGCGGGCAGTGTGGCCGGGCGCATCCGCATTACCGAGCAGGGCGAGGTGATTGCCTCCAAGTATTCCGACCCCGACATCGGCACCCGCAACCTGGAAGCGCTGGTGGCCGCCACGCTGGAAGCCAGCCTCACCACCCACCCCAGCTGTGAGGCCGATGGTCCGGTGTTTGACGAGCTGTCCGAAGCCGCGTTCAAGGCCTATCGCCAGCTGGTGGAAACCGAAGGCTTCATGCAGTACTTCCTGGAAGCCACGCCGATCAATGCCATTGCCAAGCTCAACATCGGCAGCCGCCCGGCTTCACGCAAGAGCCTGGCATCCATCAAGGACCTGCGCGCCATTCCCTGGGTGTTCTCCTGGTCGCAATCGCGGGTGATGCTGCCCGGCTGGTTCGGTTTCGGCTCGGCTGTGGCCGGTTTCATTGCCCGCCATGGCGACGAAGGCCTGGCCCGTCTGCAAGGCTTGTATCGCACATCGCCCTTCTTCCAGGTGATTCTGTCCAATATGGAACAGGTGCTGGCCAAGGCCGACCTGGGCATTGCGCGCCGTTTTGCCGCGCTGGTGTCGGACCGGGCACTGGCTGACAAGCTGTTTGGCCAGATTGAGGCGGAATGGCAGAAGACCCACGATGCTTTCTTTGCCATCAGTGGCCAGACCAGCCTGCTGGAACAAAACCCCACCTTGCACCGCAGCCTGGAAACCCGCCTGCCGTATCTGGATGCGCTCAACCTGCTGCAGGCCGACCTGCTGCAGCGCCTGCGTGCCAATCCGGATGATGCCGAGGCCCTGTACGCCATTCACCTCACCATCAACGGTACGTCGGCTGGTTTGCGTAATAGCGGCTGA
- a CDS encoding sensor histidine kinase: MMQDTTLITLPMYQHRQPRTIFAIPDFRNLGVMLRILLSLNLLLLCSALFQNDGDTLLPRILGRASWAEPSMLLSLGLLGLLSPWLARRRHASTLVAAISMLCVVVQDRLLNPQDLPRLDRPLLAGLLALLLLHYFSLRQRALSPALGEARLAALQARIRPHFLFNSLNAAIALIRSRPEKAEMVLENLADLFRAQMADPGRTSTLEREIELARMYLAIESERLGARLHVSWHIDAALDASLPPLLLQPLVENAVHHGVERCGLGGEIRVRAQIKGGQLLLSVSNPLSASPDVPHQGNRMALDNLRERLALFYDAEASLQVAEADGQYHTMIRLPYQPADPAGQSPFFR, translated from the coding sequence ATGATGCAGGACACCACCCTGATTACCCTGCCCATGTACCAGCACCGTCAACCGCGCACCATTTTTGCCATCCCGGACTTCCGCAATCTGGGCGTGATGCTGCGCATTCTGTTATCGCTCAACCTGCTGCTGCTGTGCTCAGCCTTATTCCAGAATGATGGCGATACCTTGCTGCCACGCATCCTGGGCCGGGCCAGCTGGGCGGAACCATCCATGCTGCTCAGCCTTGGGCTGCTGGGGCTGCTGTCGCCCTGGCTGGCGCGGCGACGCCACGCCAGCACGCTGGTTGCCGCCATCAGCATGCTGTGCGTGGTGGTGCAGGACCGGCTACTCAACCCGCAGGATCTGCCCCGGCTGGACCGCCCGCTACTTGCCGGCCTGCTGGCCCTGCTGCTGCTGCACTACTTCAGCCTGCGCCAGCGCGCGCTGTCCCCGGCACTGGGCGAGGCACGACTGGCTGCCCTGCAGGCACGCATTCGTCCGCACTTCCTGTTCAACAGCCTGAATGCGGCCATCGCGCTGATCCGCTCGCGGCCGGAAAAGGCGGAAATGGTGCTGGAAAACCTGGCCGACCTGTTCCGCGCACAAATGGCCGACCCCGGTCGCACCTCTACGCTGGAGCGGGAAATCGAGCTGGCCAGGATGTATCTGGCCATCGAGAGCGAAAGGCTGGGCGCACGCCTGCACGTCAGCTGGCATATCGATGCCGCCCTGGATGCCAGCCTGCCGCCACTGCTACTGCAACCACTGGTGGAAAACGCCGTGCACCACGGTGTGGAACGCTGTGGCCTTGGCGGAGAAATCCGGGTGCGGGCGCAGATCAAGGGCGGGCAATTACTGCTGAGCGTCAGCAATCCACTATCCGCCAGCCCGGATGTGCCGCATCAGGGCAACCGCATGGCACTGGACAATCTGCGCGAACGGCTGGCGCTGTTTTACGATGCCGAGGCCTCGCTGCAGGTGGCCGAGGCCGATGGCCAGTACCACACCATGATCCGCCTGCCCTACCAGCCGGCAGACCCGGCAGGGCAGTCCCCCTTTTTCCGCTAG
- a CDS encoding GMC family oxidoreductase — protein sequence MKIRASKTVVIVGGGLTAGLIARQLTAKGVDVLVLERGGDHSKGPESSLPNQRDELRWDVRQGLIQDWSRDTYTLRHQQDQTALPVRWMESFLPGQGLGGAGNHWNGHLWRWAEYDPQLRSHYLHRYGKQAIPADMPLQDWGVSYAELEPYHDLFEKLFGVSGQAGNIAGQKLPGGNPFEAPRSGTYPQAPLHVLESGLVFKQACDKLGYHPFPQAAANSSGAYTNPDGQKLGQCQYCGHCERFICEANAKGSPQILLYPMLRQRKSFEVRLNTQVLGLRYDAPGKRATAVHCLDLLTGEEYEQPADVVVLAAFTMSNTQLLLHSKIGKPYDPVSNTGVVGKNFCYQVNAGVNLFFKDKWFNPFLASGSTQIVIDDFNNDNFDHTGLGFLGGATIQAFQFSGRPIKGRRVPDGTPRWGSAWKQANADWYAHAMSLGIEGSCYPHRGNYLSLDPSYRDVYGRPLIRMTFDYRDNEQKMARFVSGKMMEIARHCGADKVGSLQGLVTPFDSRIYQTTHIVGGTIMGESAHNSVVSPRLQHWDAHNLFVVGASVYPHNSGYNPTGPLGALALRLGDDLLRYLQRPGRL from the coding sequence ATGAAAATACGTGCAAGCAAAACTGTGGTCATTGTGGGGGGCGGACTGACCGCCGGTCTGATTGCCCGCCAGCTGACGGCCAAAGGAGTGGATGTACTGGTGCTGGAGCGCGGCGGCGACCACAGCAAGGGACCGGAATCCAGCCTGCCCAACCAGCGTGACGAATTGCGCTGGGATGTTCGCCAGGGCTTGATTCAGGATTGGTCACGCGACACCTATACCTTGCGCCATCAGCAAGATCAGACGGCGCTGCCGGTACGCTGGATGGAATCCTTCCTGCCCGGGCAGGGGCTGGGTGGTGCCGGCAATCACTGGAACGGCCATTTGTGGCGCTGGGCGGAGTACGACCCGCAACTGCGCAGCCATTATCTGCATCGCTACGGCAAACAGGCGATTCCGGCGGACATGCCCTTGCAGGACTGGGGTGTCAGTTATGCCGAGCTGGAGCCGTACCACGATTTGTTCGAGAAACTGTTCGGGGTATCCGGGCAGGCCGGGAATATCGCTGGTCAGAAGCTGCCAGGCGGCAATCCCTTCGAAGCCCCGCGCAGCGGAACATATCCACAGGCCCCCTTGCATGTGCTGGAGTCCGGGCTGGTGTTCAAACAGGCTTGTGACAAACTGGGCTATCACCCTTTCCCGCAGGCAGCTGCCAATTCTTCAGGTGCGTATACCAACCCGGATGGGCAAAAACTGGGGCAATGCCAGTATTGCGGTCATTGCGAGCGTTTTATCTGCGAAGCCAATGCCAAGGGCTCGCCACAGATTTTGCTTTATCCCATGCTGCGCCAGCGCAAGAGCTTTGAAGTCCGGCTCAATACCCAGGTGCTGGGACTGCGCTATGACGCACCAGGCAAGCGGGCGACTGCGGTGCACTGCCTGGATCTGCTGACCGGCGAAGAGTACGAACAGCCTGCCGATGTAGTGGTGCTGGCGGCTTTCACCATGAGCAATACCCAGTTGCTGCTGCACAGCAAGATCGGCAAACCATATGATCCGGTCAGCAATACCGGGGTTGTGGGCAAAAACTTCTGCTACCAGGTCAATGCCGGCGTCAATCTGTTCTTCAAGGACAAATGGTTCAATCCCTTCCTGGCCAGTGGCAGCACCCAGATCGTCATCGACGATTTCAATAACGACAATTTCGACCATACCGGCCTGGGCTTTCTTGGCGGTGCCACCATACAGGCTTTCCAGTTCAGTGGCCGCCCCATCAAGGGGCGACGGGTGCCGGATGGTACTCCGCGCTGGGGTAGTGCCTGGAAACAGGCCAATGCCGACTGGTATGCCCACGCCATGTCGCTGGGCATTGAGGGTAGTTGTTATCCGCACCGTGGCAATTATCTGAGCCTGGATCCGAGCTATCGGGATGTCTATGGCCGCCCGCTGATCCGCATGACTTTTGATTACCGCGACAACGAACAGAAAATGGCCCGCTTCGTCAGCGGCAAGATGATGGAAATCGCCCGGCATTGCGGTGCGGACAAGGTTGGTAGCCTGCAAGGGCTGGTGACGCCGTTTGACAGCCGTATCTACCAGACCACCCATATCGTGGGCGGCACCATCATGGGCGAATCTGCGCATAACAGCGTGGTATCCCCCCGCCTGCAGCATTGGGATGCACATAACCTGTTTGTGGTGGGGGCATCGGTTTATCCGCATAACTCCGGTTACAACCCCACCGGGCCGCTAGGCGCGCTGGCATTGCGGCTGGGGGATGACCTGCTGCGCTATCTGCAGCGTCCTGGCCGCCTGTAA
- the hemC gene encoding hydroxymethylbilane synthase codes for MDKIVIASRESRLAMWQAEHIQARLQALYPHLTVEILGMTTQGDQILDKTLSKIGGKGLFVKELEVALAEGRADLAVHSIKDVPMVLPEGFALAAICEREDPRDAFVSNTFSSLAELPAGAVVGTSSLRRESQLRARYPQLVIKPLRGNVQTRLRKLDEGEYDAIILAAAGLKRLELHDRIRAELAPSESLPAAGQGALGIEIRADRADMLALLQPLNHPDTHACVSAERALARELGGSCQVPLGAFATLSDDVLTLGGFVAHPDGSVMLTATASAPRQYADSLGRAVAKRLLDDGAKPLIDAVLKDQA; via the coding sequence ATGGACAAGATCGTCATCGCCAGCCGCGAAAGCCGCCTGGCCATGTGGCAGGCCGAACACATCCAGGCCCGTCTGCAAGCGCTGTACCCGCACCTCACCGTCGAGATTCTGGGCATGACCACCCAGGGCGACCAGATTCTGGACAAGACCCTGTCCAAGATCGGCGGCAAGGGCCTGTTCGTGAAAGAGCTGGAAGTTGCCCTGGCCGAAGGCCGTGCCGACCTCGCCGTACACTCCATCAAGGACGTGCCGATGGTGCTGCCGGAGGGCTTTGCCCTGGCCGCCATCTGCGAACGCGAAGACCCGCGCGATGCCTTTGTCTCCAACACGTTTTCCAGCCTTGCCGAACTACCGGCGGGTGCCGTGGTGGGCACCTCCAGCCTGCGCCGCGAATCACAACTGCGCGCCCGCTATCCGCAACTGGTGATCAAACCGCTGCGCGGCAATGTGCAAACCCGCTTGCGCAAGCTGGACGAAGGCGAGTACGACGCCATCATTCTGGCCGCCGCCGGACTCAAACGCTTGGAACTACACGACCGGATTCGCGCAGAACTCGCCCCGTCCGAAAGCCTGCCGGCCGCCGGACAAGGTGCGCTGGGCATTGAAATCCGCGCCGACCGTGCCGACATGCTGGCCCTGTTGCAACCCTTGAACCACCCGGACACCCACGCCTGTGTCAGCGCAGAACGTGCACTGGCCCGCGAACTGGGCGGCAGTTGCCAGGTGCCGCTGGGCGCCTTTGCCACCCTGAGCGATGACGTGCTCACTCTGGGCGGATTTGTTGCTCATCCGGATGGCTCGGTCATGCTGACCGCCACCGCCAGTGCGCCGCGCCAGTATGCCGACTCGCTGGGTCGCGCCGTGGCCAAGCGCCTGCTGGACGATGGTGCCAAGCCGCTGATCGACGCCGTGCTGAAAGACCAGGCATGA
- a CDS encoding TMEM175 family protein yields the protein MGKNRLEAFSDGVIAIIITIMVLELKVPHDTSLTALTALWPVFLSYVLSFVYVGIYWNNHHHFYHVVRQVDGRVLWANLHLLFWLSLLPFVTGWMGENHMAALPVALYGVVLLMAALAWYLMQRTLLCVPGNREVLSQALGRDIKGRLSPLFYLSGIALSFYSTTLAATVYALMALWWLVPDRRMEHAVRQ from the coding sequence ATGGGCAAAAACCGGCTGGAAGCCTTTAGTGACGGCGTCATCGCCATCATCATCACCATCATGGTGCTGGAGTTGAAAGTCCCGCACGACACCAGCCTGACGGCATTGACCGCCCTGTGGCCGGTGTTCCTGAGCTATGTGCTGAGCTTTGTCTATGTCGGCATCTATTGGAACAACCACCACCATTTCTATCATGTGGTGCGCCAGGTGGATGGACGCGTGTTGTGGGCCAATCTGCACCTGCTGTTCTGGCTGTCGCTGCTGCCGTTTGTCACCGGCTGGATGGGCGAGAACCACATGGCGGCGCTGCCGGTGGCACTGTACGGCGTGGTGCTGCTGATGGCCGCACTGGCCTGGTACCTGATGCAGCGGACCTTGCTGTGCGTACCGGGCAATCGCGAGGTGCTCAGCCAGGCACTGGGTCGTGATATCAAGGGCCGCTTGTCACCACTGTTCTATCTGAGCGGCATTGCCCTGTCGTTTTATTCCACAACCCTGGCGGCCACGGTATATGCACTGATGGCCCTGTGGTGGCTGGTACCCGACCGGCGCATGGAGCACGCCGTCCGTCAGTAA
- a CDS encoding DMT family transporter: protein MSAPHALHQRYPFLPDLVLLLVAMVWGSSYGLAKQALLFYPVLGLLALRFGLTFILLLPAQRALADAATRRATVLASLPLGVGLLGIFLCETYGVAHTSAANAAFLISLCLVLTPFAEWLLLGQKPETDALLAAAVSLFGAWLLSGAAHLQLNGGDLLMLLAAVLRALVTSLTRRLTHARPVATLALTGLQSLVICLGCLLLAAAQGGLPTLPSQPAFWGNVLYLVLFCTLFAFFAMNYALRHSSATRVALLTGSEPVFGAAFAVLWLGESLPPASWLGGGLMVVASLWAVRPRRTLQLSRA from the coding sequence ATGTCTGCCCCGCACGCCCTGCATCAACGTTATCCCTTCCTGCCGGATCTGGTCCTGCTGCTGGTGGCCATGGTGTGGGGCAGCAGCTACGGCCTGGCCAAACAGGCGCTGCTGTTCTACCCCGTCCTCGGCCTGCTGGCGCTGCGCTTCGGCCTGACCTTCATCCTGCTGCTGCCCGCCCAGCGGGCACTGGCCGATGCCGCCACCCGGCGCGCCACCGTGCTGGCTTCCCTGCCGCTGGGGGTGGGCCTGCTGGGCATTTTCCTGTGCGAAACCTATGGCGTGGCCCACACCAGCGCCGCCAATGCGGCGTTTCTGATCAGCCTGTGCCTGGTGCTGACACCTTTTGCCGAATGGCTGCTACTGGGGCAAAAGCCCGAAACCGATGCGCTGCTGGCTGCTGCGGTTTCGCTGTTTGGGGCCTGGCTGCTGAGTGGCGCGGCACATTTACAACTGAATGGCGGCGATCTGCTGATGCTGCTGGCAGCGGTATTGCGTGCCCTGGTCACCAGCCTGACCCGCCGCCTGACACACGCCAGACCGGTAGCCACGCTGGCGCTGACCGGCTTGCAAAGTCTGGTGATCTGTCTGGGCTGCCTGCTACTTGCCGCCGCGCAGGGCGGCCTGCCCACCTTGCCCAGCCAGCCGGCCTTCTGGGGCAATGTCCTTTATCTGGTGCTGTTCTGCACCCTGTTTGCCTTCTTCGCCATGAATTACGCACTACGCCACAGCAGCGCCACCAGAGTTGCTCTGCTGACCGGCAGTGAACCGGTATTCGGTGCAGCCTTTGCCGTGTTGTGGCTGGGCGAATCATTACCGCCTGCCAGTTGGCTGGGGGGTGGGCTGATGGTAGTGGCCAGCCTGTGGGCGGTACGTCCGCGCCGCACGCTGCAATTGTCTAGGGCTTGA